From a region of the Saccharomyces cerevisiae S288C chromosome IX, complete sequence genome:
- the FKH1 gene encoding forkhead family transcription factor FKH1 (Forkhead family transcription factor; rate-limiting replication origin activator; evolutionarily conserved lifespan regulator; binds multiple chromosomal elements with distinct specificities, cell cycle dynamics; regulates transcription elongation, chromatin silencing at mating loci, expression of G2/M phase genes; facilitates clustering, activation of early-firing replication origins; binds HML recombination enhancer, regulates donor preference during mating-type switching) → MSVTSREQKFSGKYSSYTAQDRQGLVNAVTCVLSSSSDPVAVSSDYSNSLSIAREVNAYAKIAGCDWTYYVQKLEVTIGRNTDSLNLNAVPGTVVKKNIDIDLGPAKIVSRKHAAIRFNLESGSWELQIFGRNGAKVNFRRIPTGPDSPPTVLQSGCIIDIGGVQMIFILPEQETIISDYCLNHLMPKLLSTYGTNGNNNPLLRNIIEGSTYLREQRLQEEARLQQLDHLHTPLSSSSDVNPIGDPHGDTIMMEEDEEDENYTRGGIRPNTYTSSSNNAVTNGNVPHIENPSDLSLDENRYIKPPQSYASMITQAILSTPEGSISLADIYKFISDNYAFYRFSQMAWQNSVRHNLSLNKAFEKVPKRAGQQGKGMNWKISDEVRRDFLNKWNAGKLSKIRRGASVTRQLQLHMSKFGEIPAPESSSIDPRGIKAQKVKKSLQATSSILGESAPQLQRTQLTGQISTTTSMDVTTNANVNNSSLS, encoded by the coding sequence atgtCTGTTACCAGTAGGGAACAAAAATTTAGTGGTAAGTATAGTTCGTATACAGCCCAGGATCGCCAAGGGCTTGTTAATGCGGTGACATGTGTTCTTAGCTCGTCAAGCGATCCTGTGGCTGTGTCAAGTGACTATTCCAATAGCTTGAGTATTGCCAGAGAGGTCAACGCTTATGCTAAAATTGCCGGATGTGATTGGACGTATTATGTACAAAAATTAGAAGTTACCATTGGTAGGAACACAGACAGCTTGAACTTGAATGCTGTGCCCGGTACAGTcgtgaagaagaatatagACATTGATCTTGGTCCTGCCAAAATTGTGTCTAGGAAGCATGCTGCAATCAGATTCAACCTGGAGAGCGGATCATGGGAATTACAGATATTCGGTAGAAATGGTGCTAAGGTCAATTTTAGAAGGATTCCCACAGGTCCAGACTCTCCTCCTACGGTGCTACAGTCTGGTTGTATCATAGACATAGGTGGTGTGCAAATGATCTTTATATTGCCGGAACAAGAAACTATTATATCGGATTATTGCCTGAATCACCTCATGCCCAAATTACTATCTACTTATGGTACGAATGGTAACAACAACCCGTTGCTACGTAACATTATCGAAGGTTCTACCTATTTAAGAGAGCAAAGGTTACAGGAAGAGGCTCGATTACAACAGCTGGACCACCTACACACCCCAttatcgtcatcatcagatGTTAACCCAATAGGGGATCCACATGGAGACACGATTATGatggaagaagatgaagaagatgaaaattaCACCAGAGGAGGAATTAGACCGAATACATACACGTCCAGTAGCAACAATGCTGTCACTAACGGTAATGTACCCCATATAGAAAATCCATCAGACTTGTCGCTGGATGAAAACAGATATATCAAACCACCACAGTCGTATGCATCGATGATCACCCAAGCCATTCTTTCAACACCCGAAGGTAGTATTTCATTAGCGGATATTTACAAATTTATCTCTGACAACTACGCATTTTACAGGTTTTCTCAAATGGCGTGGCAGAACTCCGTGAGGCATAATCTGTCCCTAAATAAAGCCTTCGAGAAGGTGCCCAAAAGAGCTGGTCAACAAGGTAAAGGgatgaattggaaaattaGCGATGAAGTCAGGCgtgattttttgaacaagtGGAATGCTGGTAAATTGAGTAAGATTAGACGAGGCGCCTCTGTGACAAGACAGCTGCAATTGCACATGTCCAAATTTGGAGAAATACCTGCTCCTGAATCTTCATCAATTGACCCGAGGGGGATAAAAGCACAGAAGGTGAAAAAGTCTTTACAAGCTACGAGCTCGATTTTAGGTGAAAGCGCCCCGCAATTACAAAGAACTCAACTCACTGGCCAAATTTCTACTACGACATCCATGGACGTAACAACAAACGCAAACGTGAACAATTCCTCTCTGAGTTGA